From a single Lolium rigidum isolate FL_2022 chromosome 7, APGP_CSIRO_Lrig_0.1, whole genome shotgun sequence genomic region:
- the LOC124673824 gene encoding 60S ribosomal protein L37a-1 produces the protein MTKRTKKAGIVGKYGTRYGASLRKQIKKMEVSQHSKYFCEFCGKFAVKRKAVGIWGCKDCGKVKAGGAYTMNTASAVTVRSTIRRLREQTEA, from the coding sequence ATGACAAAGCGCACCAAGAAGGCTGGAATCGTTGGCAAATATGGTACTAGGTATGGTGCTAGTTTGCGTAAGCAGATCAAGAAGATGGAGGTGTCTCAGCACTCCAAGTACTTCTGTGAGTTCTGTGGCAAGTTCGCCGTGAAGAGGAAAGCAGTTGGTATCTGGGGATGCAAGGACTGCGGGAAGGTGAAGGCTGGTGGTGCTTACACCATGAACACCGCCAGCGCTGTCACCGTCAGGAGCACAATCCGTCGCTTGAGGGAGCAGACTGAAGCTTAA